In Clostridium thermosuccinogenes, the genomic stretch ATCTTCTTCCTCAACTATTTCGTCTGGCTCATATTCGGTGATTTCCGCATGGATATTCTCCAACGCTTCACGTAGAAGTTCTGCAAGATCATCATTCTCATAAGGCATACAGGTGGTTTCACTGGCGTTGCCATACATCCTGTTATCATATGCCATCGTTCCCAGCACCATATCAGGGTTATCTGCAAAGTAGCGGTTAATAGGAATGCCGTCCTGAGTTGTAGAGAGGTTTACCCAATCCGGTTCAATATCAATCACTCGATCGCGCTTTTGCAGGAATATGATGTCGGCCGTTACTTCAGTGCCGGCATTCGCAAGAAAAGCGTTGTTTGGAAGGCGTACAGCACCCAAAAGTTCAGCCCTCTGCGCTATATATTTACGGACTTCCGGATTCTGCTTATCCATTGTACCCTTGGAAGTAATAAATGCGATGATGCCTCCAGGCCGTACCTTATCCAGTGTTTTCGCAAAAAAGTAGTCATGGATAAGAAACTTATATTTATCATATTTTTTGTCAGCCACTCCATAACTGCCAAAAGGTACGTTTCCAATGGCAAGGTCGAAAAAGCTGTCAGGCAGATTCGTTTCCTCAAAACCTTGTACTGCAATGTTTGCCTGCTGATAAAGCTGTTTTGCAATCCTACCTGAAATACTATCCAGTTCAATACCGTACAGTTTAGATTTTTTCATCCTGTCGGGGATAAGCCCAAAAAAGTTGCCGATACCGCAGGCAGGCTCTAAAATGTTGCCCGTCTGAAAGCCCATGTTTTCCAGACAAGCATACATGGCTTTGATGACAGTGGGGGAAGTATAATGGGCGTTCAATGTGGAGGCTCTTGCGGAAGCATATTCATCTGCGTCAAGCAGATCCTTCAGCTCAGTGTATTCCTTTGCCCATTGGCTGTTTTTTTCATCAAAGACTTGTGGCAAACCACCCCATCCTACATACCGGGACAGAACTTCCTGTTCTTCCGGTGTCGCAAGCCGGTTCTCTTCTTCAAGCTTATATAAAAGTCTGATAGCAGCAACATTCCAGGCATATTTAGTCTTTTGACCCCCATGCCCCAGCTCATCATCCGTGATATGAAAGTTGATACGCTCCTGTTTTGGTTTTGCGTGTGCGTAACCAACACTGGGTTTTGAAGCTTTACCATTCTTTGTCTTTCGCTCTTCAAATTCTTCTGTCTGCTCCAAAATGCTCCTTACAAACTCGATGCTCTCTCTACGGAAAATTGGGAAACCTGTGCTTTGCTGAAAAGTGATATCCCGCAGGCTGACTGTTCCGGTCTCTTCGTTAATGGCATCAATAAAAAAACGCCTGTCCTCAATGAAAATTTCCATACCTACAGTTATTTCTTTTTCGGCAGGTTCCTTTTTCTCTTTCTGACCCTCCGGAAGCTCAAGCTCCAGGTCAAATTCCACATACTGCTTTTTACCTTCTTTTCCTTTTTCAAGTTCAATGGTGAAGGTATCTCCCTCACGGGTGATGGTTACATCCCCGGTTTGCTTTACCCATTCCGGTGCGTTAGGGTCATCCGCATGAATGGTTACACTATCCCTTTCTTCCGTAAGATAGTCCTGGTATGTCCGCTGGAATACATCCTCGCTAAACCATTCCTTAAACTGAGGCAGGTTGGTGTAAGCTTCGTAAAAGTCCGGATGCATCTCTCTCATAGAGTGAACAATGCGGTCGATTGCAGTATCAAGCTCCAATTTTGCACTGTCCGGATCGGTATCCCTGTCCCGCAGGTAGTGGTAAATCTCATCGTTTCGTATCTTGTTGATGATTTCGGGCAGGTATGTCTGGTAGATGTCGCGAGGGGACAGTTTTTCCGCTTTAAGTACAGTCGGCTGCTCCGTTATTTCCTCCTGCATAAGAAGATGATCATTCAGAGGGTTATCTCTAAGCATTTCCTCAAAGGTTTCACGCTGAAATTGTTTAGTGAACAGGGGACAGTCTACATCACGAAGCTCTACCGAATTATTGTTAAATGATAAGATCTCATATTCCTCCGCACCTATGTACACCGTATCTCCAAGGTGGAAGACATAATTAGCCGTATCTTTAGATACAGTTAGCTCAGGTTCCGCAGGTGTAGGTTCCCGGTTCAGGGTTTGCCGCGCATACGCTTCCTCGGCAAGCTTCCGCCGTTGTTCTTCCATTTCCTGCTGCACTACAGGAAGGCGCTCCTTTTCCTTGCTGTTTAAATACCTGTCCGCAGCAATCAGTTCACCAAGTCGTTTTGCAACCTGATTCCATGATAGTCTTATTTCAGGGTTTGTTATAAAGCTGTCGCTTTTGCTAAGGGAAATCCCTTTTCCGTCATGCCATTGGTTTCCTCTGGTTCCATCGATGAAAATATAGGTACCGCCGCCAATTCCATATTCATGCTTTAGAAAATCAATGGTTTCTTTTGTACTGTGCAGTTCCTGATAATGCAGGTATACACGGTACTTTCCATCCTGAAAACCTGTACCGCTGCAAAGCAAATGATCGATTTCTTCCTGTGAAATAGAAAAAGCGGAGGTTTTTTTGTCCTCCGCCTGTTCTATGGTTTCAATTTGCTGCTCTACTGTAGGAAAAAGGTTTAGCTGTAAACCAGCTCCGTCAGTACCGATTCTTCCGCTGAGTGCCGCAGGTTGTTCATGTGTCCCGTCCAGCCCATCGGATCTATCGCTTTGTCCGGTGCCGGATTGTTCTCCAGAAGTTTCGTCGTGATCGTCTCTATTCGTTCCTTCGCTATCCGGTCGATTTCCATCAGATGGCTGTTCAATTTCCCCGACATCATCAGGCTGGCGTATGTTCCTTTCCTGTGATTTTTCAGGAATGTCCTGCGCAACATCCCATATTTGCCGATGTGTATCTCTTCCTCCTGCAGCGCCAGATCCGGTATTAGATAATCGCCCTGCATTGTGTATGTCAACTCCATGATCATCCTTCCTTTCAACCCTGTTATCTTCACTTTTATTGTGTCGTATGTCCTGGCTTTTTGCAAATGTACGGTTTTGATTTCTTTCTGTTCTCTGAATACTTTTTACTGTTGCACTGATTTCCTTTAAAATCATTTCTGAAATATCGCTTGTTGCAGCACCTAATCCGGATATTGTTTTGAGGGTGTTGAAATTAATAATGCTCTGAAAATCATCAAAGCTGAAAAATTCATCGGCAGGATAGCCGCAACGGACTAAAAGCATATATGCTACAGAATTTCTAAGTGCATTTTTAAAGATGACTTCAACATTAAGATCGTCCAGTTCTTCGAGAAAGCTGTTTTCCCTGCTGTACATCAGGTCAGAGAGGTAATCAGGGAAATTATCTTCAACAGCGTTGAAAGCTGCTGAAATAAGCGCTGCGGGTACATTACTTTTGTCCTTAAGATCACCAAAAGCATTTTCCAGCGTTTCTGTCACATCTTCAGAATATTCTTCCCTTAATGACCAAAGGACAACCGGACGGTTATACCGGCTGTTAGTATCCGATACATCAAACACATGACGAAGGCTTAAACGGCTTCCGCTGTCATTGATGAGGGCAATGCCTTTCGCACCCCGGTTTACCCATCTGCCGAACTTCTCATTCCATATTTCAATGGGAGCACAGGCTGTTGCATCAGGGCGCTGGGCAAAAATTAGCAATTGATCTTGAAACGGATATTTATAGTTCCAGGCGGCTGTTTTCAGAAAGGATGTCCAGTTGCAAGGTCTTTTGACAACATCTTTTGCCGTCTTTTCCGAAAGCTCCGTAATCAGTTGCAGCTTTGTTGCCAATTGTAATACCTCCTTCATTATAGGTTTATTTGGTTAATGCCTGACACCATCATTCGGATGCTAAGGAGCAATTCAAAACATATTTGTTTATCCAGACAGTGCAGGTTATGGATTTAGACTGGAAGGTAAAGACTCATTGACAGCATAACAATGGAGTGTAATTCTACCTATCCACCAATTCAGTAATTATGAGGTTGTGCAATAACTTTGAGGATTGATTTCGTAATGGTAGGATGTAGATAATATAATAGAGTATATTTTTTTAAAATTATTGCAGCATTTTGCCCCTTCAAAGCGTATACAAGACAGGGAGGTGAGGTACATGATCGGGAAGTCCTGCTGGCCAGAGGACTATATATCAAAACTTGTAATAAAGCATGAAAATAGGGTGTACCGGACAGCTATATCTATTATGAAAAACCGTGCAGACGCGGAGGATATTGTACAGGATGTGTTCATCAAAGTTATGCAAAAGGCTCCCAACTTTGAATCTGATGAACATGAAAGTGCATGGCTCATTCGTGTAACCATCAATATGTGCAGAAGTCGCCTTCGAACAGCATGGCTCCGACGTACTGAACCGTTGATTGATACATACCCTGCACAGACGAAAGAACAACTGAACTTGATTGAACATGTCATGGCATTGCCCACAAAATACCGTATAGTCGTCCATTTGTTCTATTACGAGGGATACTCAACCAAAGAAATCTCTTACATTACAAACCAGAAGGAATCTACCGTAAGGAGCTTGCTTACCCGCGCAAGGCAAAAACTCAAATATGTTTTGAAGGAGGATGAACTATGAAACTATACAAGGACTATATTGATAATATATCAGTTGATGACAACCTACACTATAAAATCATGGCAGCTGTCACATCAAAACCACGATACTGCTCAACTCTCATTAGGCGCTATGCCACCGTATTTGCCTGTCTTATCGTTATGTTACTTGGTACATTAACGGTTGCAAAATTGTTACCATATGGTACAATTACTCCGCCTAAAAATCAGTTTGGCGTTATTACTCCGTCAAACACTAAACCTAGCATTACCTCTCCTAATGATACGCAGTCAAGCTACACTATCGTATTTACCAAAGTAGCAGGAAATATCTCCTATGACAAAGGTAAAATCCGTATTCCTGGGCATTTTTGGGAGGAACTTCCCAGTGAAGTAGTCTCTGCCCTCTTTCCCGAGGTAACTGGATCACGCACTTTGGAAGCTACCGCAAATTTTACAGGTGATGGAACGCTTTATAACATCGAGTCCATTTGTAA encodes the following:
- a CDS encoding RNA polymerase sigma factor, with product MIGKSCWPEDYISKLVIKHENRVYRTAISIMKNRADAEDIVQDVFIKVMQKAPNFESDEHESAWLIRVTINMCRSRLRTAWLRRTEPLIDTYPAQTKEQLNLIEHVMALPTKYRIVVHLFYYEGYSTKEISYITNQKESTVRSLLTRARQKLKYVLKEDEL
- a CDS encoding DEAD/DEAH box helicase family protein, which translates into the protein MATKLQLITELSEKTAKDVVKRPCNWTSFLKTAAWNYKYPFQDQLLIFAQRPDATACAPIEIWNEKFGRWVNRGAKGIALINDSGSRLSLRHVFDVSDTNSRYNRPVVLWSLREEYSEDVTETLENAFGDLKDKSNVPAALISAAFNAVEDNFPDYLSDLMYSRENSFLEELDDLNVEVIFKNALRNSVAYMLLVRCGYPADEFFSFDDFQSIINFNTLKTISGLGAATSDISEMILKEISATVKSIQRTERNQNRTFAKSQDIRHNKSEDNRVERKDDHGVDIHNAGRLSNTGSGAAGGRDTHRQIWDVAQDIPEKSQERNIRQPDDVGEIEQPSDGNRPDSEGTNRDDHDETSGEQSGTGQSDRSDGLDGTHEQPAALSGRIGTDGAGLQLNLFPTVEQQIETIEQAEDKKTSAFSISQEEIDHLLCSGTGFQDGKYRVYLHYQELHSTKETIDFLKHEYGIGGGTYIFIDGTRGNQWHDGKGISLSKSDSFITNPEIRLSWNQVAKRLGELIAADRYLNSKEKERLPVVQQEMEEQRRKLAEEAYARQTLNREPTPAEPELTVSKDTANYVFHLGDTVYIGAEEYEILSFNNNSVELRDVDCPLFTKQFQRETFEEMLRDNPLNDHLLMQEEITEQPTVLKAEKLSPRDIYQTYLPEIINKIRNDEIYHYLRDRDTDPDSAKLELDTAIDRIVHSMREMHPDFYEAYTNLPQFKEWFSEDVFQRTYQDYLTEERDSVTIHADDPNAPEWVKQTGDVTITREGDTFTIELEKGKEGKKQYVEFDLELELPEGQKEKKEPAEKEITVGMEIFIEDRRFFIDAINEETGTVSLRDITFQQSTGFPIFRRESIEFVRSILEQTEEFEERKTKNGKASKPSVGYAHAKPKQERINFHITDDELGHGGQKTKYAWNVAAIRLLYKLEEENRLATPEEQEVLSRYVGWGGLPQVFDEKNSQWAKEYTELKDLLDADEYASARASTLNAHYTSPTVIKAMYACLENMGFQTGNILEPACGIGNFFGLIPDRMKKSKLYGIELDSISGRIAKQLYQQANIAVQGFEETNLPDSFFDLAIGNVPFGSYGVADKKYDKYKFLIHDYFFAKTLDKVRPGGIIAFITSKGTMDKQNPEVRKYIAQRAELLGAVRLPNNAFLANAGTEVTADIIFLQKRDRVIDIEPDWVNLSTTQDGIPINRYFADNPDMVLGTMAYDNRMYGNASETTCMPYENDDLAELLREALENIHAEITEYEPDEIVEEEDASIPADPNVRNFSYTVVDGEIYYRENSRMNKVEVSVTAANRIKGMIAIRDCVRELIEYQTEDYSDDVIHEQQRKLNKLYDEFTAKYGLLSSRGNNMAFSDDSSYCLLCSLEILDEDGNLERKADMFTKRTIRQRAVVTHVDTATEALAISIAEKACVDIGFMQSLTGLSEEQLIKDLEGVIFRNPEKLDSEGKPVFETSDAYLSGNVREKLKTARQFAEMQPDLYSINVAALEKIQPKDLSASEIDVRLGATWLPPDVIKDFIFELLETPYMYRRYIDVFYSSYTANWNIKGKNDDRSGNIRAVMTYGTSRINAYKIIEETLNLKDVRVFDTVYEDGVEKRVLNKKETAIAQQKQEAIKEAFQSWIWKDPGRRERLTRIYNDRFNSVRPREYDGSHIRFTGMNPEITLRKHQVDAVAHILYGGNTLLAHCVGAGKTYEMAAAAMESKHLGLCQKSMFVVPNHLTEQWAAEFLQLYPSANILVATKKDFETKNRKKFCARIATGDYDAVIIGHSQFEKIPISVERQKKLLEEQIDEITNGIRELKEERGERFAIKQLEKTKKTLKLKLDKLNDTSRKDDVVTFEELGVDRLFVDEADFYKNLFLYTKMRNVAGLSQTEAQKSSDLFMKCRYLDELTEGRGIIFATGTPISNSITEMYTMQRYLQYETLRKNGLQHFDCWASTFGETVTAIELAPEGTGYRAKTRFARFYNLPELMNMFKEIADIKTADMLNLPVPKANYCNIAVKPSEFQQDMVAELAVRAERVRAKEVEPYEDNMLKITNDGRKLALDQRLANSALPDHEESKVNACVENIFRIWQENSDDKLTQLVFCDLSTPKNDGNFNVYDDIRQKLIERGVPADEIAFIHDANTAIRKKELYAKVRKGQVRVLLGSTFKMGAGTNVQDRLIALHDLDCPWRPRDLEQRSGRIVRQGNKNDEVYIFRYVTENTFDAYLYQILENKQRFISQIMTSKSPVRSAEDIDETALSYAEVKALATGNPYIKEKMDLDIQVSKLKLLKANHLSQKYALEDRLLKYFPQQIKSTKERIAGYEKDLALYRQQSELEHAVESSEDSKFAGMSVKGIYYTEKAKAGAAILEACKQMTSPEPQELGSYMGFPMLFSFDSFNKQYQITLRGSMSHTVTLGTDIYGNITRLNNILAEIPKKLEYCKEQLKTLHQQMETARQQVDVPFEKEEELQRKSARLAELNILLNMDKHENEVLDVEPDEDMDAPEKKSMGYER